The genomic interval ttgcgcaagtggttacctgatgctcccagagagattctcACGTAAAATATAGAGGTAGCCAATACTCCAATctgtcctactgaaaaacgaattggcccgatggatatattatcgaatagatatttgaaaaacaccttgaggattgattataaacaacgttttccatgtttctgtcgctattatggagctaatttggaatatttttagccgttttcgtgactgcaatttccaggtgatttctcagccaaacgtgaagaacaaacagagctatttcgcctacaaaaataatatttttgaaaaaaaggaacatttgctatctaactggcagtctcgtgagtgaaaacatccgaagcttatcaaaggtaaactatttaatttgattgcttttctgatttccgtgaccaagtttacctgctgctagctggacaaaatgctatgctaggctatcgataaacttaatACAAATGCTTGTCtcggctgtaaagcatattttgaaaatctgagatgacagggtgattaacaaaaggctaagctgtgtctcaatatatttcacttgtgattttcatgaataggaatattttctagtgatatttatgtctgttgcgttatgctaattggtgtcagatgatgacaacggtcccgttcacaggatggggtgtcactagaggttaagtactgcaatgcatctcatcctcatggactgcaccagatttgccagttcttgctgtgaggtgttaccccactcttccatcaaggcacctgcatgttcccagacatttctggggggaatggccctagccctcaccctttcCTTTCCatcaggtcccagacgtgctcaatgggattgagatccgggctcttcactggccatgacagaacactgacattcctgtcttgcaggaaatcacgcacagaacgagcagtatggctggcggcattgtcatgctggagggacaTGTCggaatgagcctgcaggaaggctaccacaagagggaggaggatgtcttccctgtaacgcacagcgttgagatggCCTGTAATGACACAAGCTCagttcgatgatgctgtgacacaccgccccagaccatgacgaaccctccaaatcgatccagcgtgcaggcctcggtgtaacgctcattcctttgacgataaacgcgaatccgaccatcacccctggtgagacaaaatcgcgactcgtcagtgaagagcacattttgccagtcctgtctggtccagcgacgatgggtttgtgcccataggcgacgttgttgccgatgatgtctggtgaggacctgccttacaacaggcctacaagccaaaccctcagtccagccaCTCTCAgtctattgcagacagtctgagcactgatggagggattgtgcattcctggtgtaactcacacagttgttgttgccatcctggaagacgcatgactttcgaccttcgtatCGCCCgttacgggagttgtagcgatgagacaagataataaccactaacaattggataccacgaaattgggggtaaaatatatatatatatatatatttttaaatgagatggaaacccatttaacttgtattcgGTACATAGCAATTTAAGCTCAGAACATATTTAcgtgcactatgtcatcacgtCATCCGCAACAAGTCattttgatggaaacacatctctggtaGGAGAATTTGCATATTTTATGAATCCAttttttagaatatttgcatgaatctgtcaccaattggatggaaacttaGCTGGTGTGACTGCAAGGTTTGACAGACAAGGTAAAGCTAAACCTTGTCTAGCTGACTAAACTCAATTTCACGATTTACAATGGATTTGAGTGTCGACTACTGTGGGTGGACTGGAGCTCCAATGTCACATTTATTTAAGATTTTTATCAAAAACTAGCTACTGATTTCAGCACCCAAAGAATATCCCGCGATTACACAGAACAATGTGTGTAATTGTGGGCTATTCTTTGGGTGCGTAAATCAGTCGTTTCTGATAAACTACGTCGGAGCTCCAGTCCCCCCACACTAGTTGCCGCTCAACTCCATCGTAAATCGTGGATTTGAGTTTAATCGACTAAACCTTTTCTAGTCCTCATTTCTCAGGTAATGGTCACAGCAGGTAACTAGATCACGTGGGGGAGCATGGCAAACTCCTAGTATTACTGATTTAGTGTTTTAAAATGTTCTGAATACTCGGTAGTTCTACATTATTGAGACATGACCACCTTGGTTTGCATGCAAAGTATAAACAGAGTGTTCTCTACAGCTGAATCTTCTCTCACAGGTGAGTCCAGGATGCCGTCGCTGCCCTCTCCAATGACCAACATGAGGACCGGTCCTCCCCCCATCTGCCCCAGCAAAAGGAAGTATGGCGAGGAGCAAGTAGACGACTGCGTTGACTGTGACAACAACCACATGACCAAAATGAGTCGACTGTTTGCTGCTCAACTGTAAGTATAAACACGTCTGTCTTAATCTATCGTTACGTactttgaaatatattttttacattacaATATTTTAATGTCAAAGGCATCCAAACATTTGCTGGCATGAAAATCAGATAAATATTGTACACACGAGGAGTGTGCATGTATACTGGACAaaaatagaaacacaacatgcagcaatttgaaagattttaccgagttatagttcatataagggaatcagtcaattgaaattcattaggccctgatCTATGGAATCCACATGACTGGGAGTGCAGATATGCATctgtaggggcgtggatcagaaaaccagtcagtatctggtgtggccaccatttgcctcatgcagtgcaacatctccttcacatagagttgatcaggctgttgattgtgacctgtggaatgttgtcccactcttcttcaatggctgtacgaagttgctggatattggtgggaactcgAACATGCTGTCTTAAACGTcagtccagagcatcccaaacatgctcagtggttgacatgtctgatgagtatgcaggccatggaagaactgggacattttcagcttcagCTCATGCTGAGACATGAGATGATGGCTgcggatgaatggcatgtcaatgggcctcaggatctcgtcacggtatctctgtgcattcaaattgccatcgataaaatgcaattgcgttcgttgtccgtagcttatgcctgccgctcataacataaccccaccgccaccatgcggcactctgttcacaacgttgacatcagcaaacggCTCGCACATACAACACTATACACGtgatctgtggttgtgaggctgggTGGACGTACAGCCAAGTTCCCTAATTTGGCGTTCTTATGGTAGCGAAATGAACATTTATTTATCTGGCAACaggtctggtggacattcctgaagtcagcatgccaattgcatgctccttcaaaagttgagacatctgtggcattgtgttgtgtgacaaaagtgcacattttagagtggccttttattgtctccagtacaaggtgcacctttgtaatgatcatgatgttaAATCAGCTTGGTCtgccacacatgtcaggtggatggattatcttggcaaaggagaaatgctcattaacagggatgtaaacaaatgtgtgtacAATTTGAGaggaataagctttttgtgcgtctggaaaatttctgggatcttttatttcagttcatgaaacatcgGACCAACACGTTACATGTTGCCTTTTACATTTCTTGTTCAGCGTAGTTACATGTGCCGAAGAGACAAGCGTGTCGTAAGTAAACACTGTACTGCTCTTTAAAAATTCCTTGCACTGAATCCCTGCACCCTCATTAAGTGACAGTCTATAAGGCCCAATCTCCTAACTTTAAGGCGGGGTTGATTTAAAGTGGCCTATGAATAACTGGAGCAGTTGGTGGTCTGTGTCTGGATGTCGGGGGTAATCTGCCACTTGTCCTCTCTTTAACAAGGGGACAGCCTGCCGGCGGAGACAACCGCAACGACCCTTGGATCCTCGGCCACAGCCCCGTGGAGTGCATCACTTCCTCCTCCAACGGCCTCCATGGCAACCACTTGTATGCCTCCATCCCCTCCTATGCGATGGACCAGCCTCTGGCTCTGACTAAAAACAGCATAGACTCTGGATTGGGTGGCACAGAGAGGCCTGCCATGCCCGGCCCTGTGGACAGACCACAGGTAAGTCTGACAATTCGGAAATACATTCACGCATTGGTCAGTTGCGCCTTACATACAGTCTCGTATTGTGTGTCGCTAACGTGTTTGTTTATATTTTATAGAATCGTCCCTCTGTGATCACCTGTGCTCCTGCAAGCAATCGCAATTGCAACCTGTCTCACTGCCACAAGTCTCACAGCCCCAGCCCACCCATGGATCAGAGGAAGGCTGATGGTAAATGTTTATCACCACATTACCTTACTAACGTGATAAATCTGTGCATACATTTGATCATTTTTATCTTTGTTACCATGCCCCACTTTAACATGTTGATTTATTCTCCGTTCCTCTGTAATCCCAGATAACACTGCGGTCGACCCTGTGATCGAGGAGCACTTCCGCCGCAGCCTGGGGAAGAACTACAAGGAGCCCGAGCCCGTCTCCAACTCTGTGTCCATCACAGGCTCGGTGGACGACCACTTTGCCAAGGCCCTGGGGAAGACCTGGCTCCAGATCAAGTCCAAGGGGCCGGGGGGACACCCCCACAGTCCAGAGGCCAACTCCTGAAACACTGGCCGGATCTCCCTCACTGTTGAATGGTGAACCACAACCATTTCTTTGTCTGTGGCATCAGACAAGTGCACCGATTGACCTCCCTATACCATTCATTGTCAAGCTTGACTTCCCTGAGCTCAGAACAACGCTAGACAAGACAATGAATTTCCAGTTTTAATACTGTATTATACACCAAAGCTGGCCTTTTACAGACCTTGGGGGGTTCTCCCTGCTCTTATTGTTTGACTGACACTCCGATCTGGGGGGATTTGATACATTTGTTCAGATAGGGTAGTTTTGGTTTGAGTCCAAGTGTTCAAATTCTTCATTTTGAAAGCATAAATATCCATTTGAGGAGCTCTCTAGGACCCGTATTGGCAGCCTTGATGTCAGCTTGTTTTTATTTGAGGTGtatcattttatatatttttaacacTTACCCTGACAGAGATTCCCAAAATGACCAATTAATTTGGCCTTTTGAGAAGGCATACTGTTCGGTCTTAACTCCCTCATGCCTTTCTTATTAACCAAAGAACTTGCCTGCTGCTTCAAACAAAAAGCCATTATCTGCTTTGCTTCTCTTCTGTTTTCATCCTCCTGCCATCTCCGTTAACTCTCCACTTGaccctgtgtttgtgtttttagTTGGAAAGGAAGGCCGGCTCTGATTTGCACTATTATGTGTTAGATTGAGGCAGTGGTAACAGCATACCTGTTTCATTTGGAGCATACAGTACATTTGTAAGAGtgagtttttgtttgttttaacaATACTAACAGTTGTAATGCTATCAAGGCTCTCGTCTCCCTCTGGTCacaatgtttctctctctttttctccaacTATTCAGAACTGGACTAACTTTCTCTTTTGTGAACTTTACATGTTTTGTTTTTATCTTTTTGTTCTTCTAGTACTCACTAGTTTATTTCGTAGATACAGTTAGTAATAATTATAGTATTCTGCTTACATAGGTGCATGTTTCAAATAGCTGGTATCTATTATAATAAGCCTTGTTATTCTATTCTATTTACCCTCAGAATTTATTTTTGTCAGTAACCATTTTAGAAATACTTACTGCTGGTACAGTCGTactcaatatatattttttgtatgtgATTTTCATTAGAATATGTATACACTAGCATCCATCTACAAATCGCAGCCTCTGGCAAGGCTGTCTGAATGCAGTATAATAGGCTACGTTGTTATTATGTGGTTGGTACGGGATGCTTTGGCATAGACGCATGACTGAATAGTCAACATTTAacatgtagaccagtcctgtCTTAGAGTTGACTATCTTCACCATAATGCCGTTAGTTGTGGTTTTATTTATTCCAATCTGATGTTTAGTTGAATACTGTTGAATACATTTTGACTAACTTTTCTTTTGTTAAATTGACTCTCAATGAGCATGTCTACTTGACATTCTTCACTTTGGAAAGTGTAATGTTTATTTCCCCTAAATGAAAATGCTGATGACTTTACCCACATGTATCATGGCTGGCCTTGAATGAAAGCCTTGGCATGAACATTCCACCATCACTACCCAGcttaatatttttgttgttgtctaaaATAAGATCTGGTAAGAGTAAGCTTTGAGGAAAGAGGGATAGGTTCTCCTACATTTGTGGTGTTTCTATAGTGTAAACTGTATGGGACTTTAAAAAACATTAACAGAATCAAGGGGAGTAGAAGAACATCTAAAGTACTTTATAGAGGCAGTTTGAGGATGAATGACCTTTCTGTAGTGTTTTCCTTTAGTAAACATGTGTTAACACTGATAGAAAATTGTATAGTGCATTGAGATTGTTTTAGTCAGCTCTTTGTGAAaaaaattatattatatttactTGCATCCTATATTCTACACTGTTTTGAAAATGACTATATAAACTCATATTCccgttttattttttactttgatATCGAAAGACTATCATTGCGCCGTGCGTAATGATCCTAGAGAATTTTTTTAACAGAACAATGTACTCATGATATGTAGCCATTGGATATTCATGATCCTCTAACCATGCATTTGTATCTATCAAAAAAGTTGATCTTTTTCCAGAGTTGTCTGAGGTTTGATAAGTGCAGGAACACCAGTCGTTCTAAGAATAAGGCTCTCTTGGCGTGATGTCAGGGTGACATTACTGCTGCAGGTTCTCTGCTTGTTTCTGTACCGCAGTGCAACTGTAAGGGTTTATCACAAGTTGAATCTCAGTGGTATGTTGGGGTTTAATGTTCCAACGTTATTTAATTGGTATTTGACTGCTTGTGCCTCTAAACAACAAGTTGCAGGAACTAACTCCTCCACTTGTCTCTTAACATGGGAAACTGCATTGCCTTAGACGGTTTGTTAATCTGTATTTTGTTCATTTTTGGTCTTATTTCTCCAGAAGAATATACCACTGTTTTTTTTAAGTTGATTTGTCCTAAATAAACTTTAAATGCTCTATCACAGTCCAGTATGTGAATGTTTTTTGTTTTGGGTCACCAAACCTTGTCCAACAATGTGATTCAGACTTGAGGCCATTTATACATCTTGCACAGGACCCAGCCCATTGCCATGAAACCAGCCACAGAGGGAGCTCTGGGTTTACTTTTTATAAATAAAGTTGTATTTGGCCTCATGGGTGTGGTGGTAACATACAGTAACTAGTTACAGCTGTGCTGTGTGATTGTTGTTTCTCAGTGCTGTCAGGGAGGGATGATCATTCTGTCTTAAACACTATCTCTGTCTAAACAAGAGACCCCCATCATTTAAAAGCCTCTTCAGTGAAATAATGTTAGGAAGTTGAACATAAATCTCCAAAGCAAGTCCCTTGTCTGAACATCAAGAAGAAGAGATGTATCTAATTCACATGAATAATTGGGCCAGTGGGATGGGGCAGTTGAAGGCAGGAGTTTCTAGGGTGTTTTAGGCCTGTTTGGTCCGCAACAGTATTAACGAGTAGAATCAGCCCATGGTGAAGTCTGGAGGCTGATGCTGGTCCAATCACAACCCTGTCATTTGACCATCAGGCTGTTGGCAAACGTCATAATGCTGCTGCTTATTTAGAAATGTCAGAGGAGAACTGCGTTGGGGGAGCTGTGGTCAGTCAGTGGAAAGTGAAAGGCCACAGAGGAAGCCGGAGTATGAGGGAGCtcaacaaacactgtcctctAAGAGGGATGGGTTTTTTTCAGGAGAATATATTATTCAAACTGCAAGAATAGAATTGTGTCCTCTTTTGGCAAACTGATTTGAATTGAAGTTAATTTACTCTGCCTAGTGAACCAAATTGTTGTTGAATATTTATTTGAGGCTTTATATCATAATGTAATGAACTATATTATATTTGTCTAATTACAGTATTTGTGGTGTGTAACTAACCTCTTTTCAAATGCTAGTAGGGATCACAGAGACATACGTcatgaaatagactacatttacATCTCAGCAGTGTTATGTATAACTGTAGGCTTTGGCTGAAAGGCCAAAACAGCGTGTCACACAACCACAACATCTGTTTTGTATTATCCTCTTACTGTTGGTGGGGTTACACCCTCCCTTTTAATGGTTCTTTTGCAATTGTTTGGAGAAGCTACTCTGGGGGATTTTTCCCAGTAAAAAGGGTCAAATTGGCTCATAAGTTTTCCCTGTGAGGTCGCTGACTCGGGTGGCAGTCGTAGTAAAACTGTTTTATAGGGTTTCCATGACTGCTTCTAAATGATGATATCTTTCTTTATTCCTGACTCAATAATATAAATGGTGTTGACTTGAGCAAACACACATTCTATCTTCCCCCACCAGATGGCAGTAATTAACCACGATACAGACGTCACCATGAAACTCCTTCCACTCCCCAGAGACTAAACAAAGAAAATGTACATCACTCTGGGAAGGCTGATTTGAATGaaacatctctcatctctcatatTATTTCTTCTTACATGTGGCTTCCGCTGAAACAAATGCAGGTGACAAAGCATAATTGCATGAAAGGTAGGTAGAGTAGGTGAAGGTGTCATTCTCCCAGCTCTGGGGTTGTGTttgatactgctgctgctggagAGATCGTTTAATTTGGCTCTTTATCGTAGCTGATGTTTTTGTCAAACAACGATGCAAGCGTGCAGTGGGAAAATGTATAGGATTAACACATTTATTGTTCGATTTTATAATTCAAGCGGCATCTTTCTGATGGCCTCGTTTTTGGGGGGGGCAATGGATTTAGACAGTTCTATGTAGCCTAGAAACCAAAGCCCCTCTAGTTATGGCAATTTTGAATTCGCCCAACACCCCTCGTTGTAACCCACATCTTCTTACTGGGAGAAGATCCCTGGGATTTCTGTGCTCTCGCCCCTCAGGCTCAAAGCTGCTCTAAAGCCCctcaaacaataaaaaaaaaatagaccCCTGCCTCCACGAGATTAGACCCAACCATagaaacaacacaatgtcaccGCAGTGCTCCCACTACACCAAGCCTTCCAAGGAAGCCCGCTCCCCAGGGATTACTGcgacaagaggagaggaagaagaggaagatccACATTTCTCCTCTATGTAAAAACCCAAATGGCAGACACACAGAGTATGGCGAATCCCCTGCATGGTGGCACAGCCATCAGGCCACATTGgtagcagacacagagaacagggtCTAAATCAGAACGACACTTCAGGGTCAAGCCAAACCCAGGCCTGGCTGCTTCAGTGTGCGAAGGCTGCATAGTGTGTGACATCTGCAGTAGAGACAAAGAGGACCGgtcctctgaccctgtctcctACTATCGTTGCACCACCATGGACTCCCGCTTTCAGACATGGTCAAGACATACATCAGTTGAAATTCTAAAGGTTAAAATGACTCGTTGGCATATGTGTAGCCTCCATGTTGGCGTGTGCAAAGGGCTGATAGAGATCTCGCTCGTTTGCATAATTAAACATTTGCTGTGGCTGATGAGGAAGTAGGGCTGCTCTGCTATCTACATCCCTGAGTGCACCACAGACGGGGAATTTGCATGATTGCCTGTAGATGATTTGAACATTATCTACCCCCCCCTACCCCTCTTTTTTCTTTGGCTATCTGCTGTTAGGATGCACACACATCCTTGGGCTAGATAATCTAAAATAGATCATACAAGCAACTGAAGTAGATGCACAAGCGCAGGAAGTGGCTCACGGGCAGACTTGAGTCATGCTGGCAAGATCATGCACCCTGAGCTGACAGCCCAACACACCCGATTACAAGGCATGTCATCTTCCAAACGCAGTGGCCACAGAAGCGGTCCCTATGGGTCACAAATTAATGGGGAAATATATGGAGATCTAACCCTGTGATTTACCGCCATCCCAACTCCACGTGACTGGGATGTGTGATGAGTGATGTGTGTATAGGTCCAGTACAGGGGGGTTGAGAGGACTTGTGAATTACCTTCAGTAGGCTGACCTGATGAGGGTCTCTCTGTGCCTCTGCCTGTCCCCAGCCAACCATCTAGGAGACTCATTCATTGTGTCATGTGGACTGCTGGCAATAGCATAACCTCGGTGGAGGGGAAGGAAGACAACACGGTCACTCCGGATAACAGTCCTCCAATGAGCAGAAACAGAACCTGTCAGGCTGTCTCAGTGTCGGTGGGCcgcacac from Oncorhynchus keta strain PuntledgeMale-10-30-2019 chromosome 27, Oket_V2, whole genome shotgun sequence carries:
- the LOC118359630 gene encoding transcription cofactor vestigial-like protein 4 isoform X1, with translation MVFTRMDLLNYQFLDKMNNNIGRLHYEAESSLTGESRMPSLPSPMTNMRTGPPPICPSKRKYGEEQVDDCVDCDNNHMTKMSRLFAAQLGQPAGGDNRNDPWILGHSPVECITSSSNGLHGNHLYASIPSYAMDQPLALTKNSIDSGLGGTERPAMPGPVDRPQNRPSVITCAPASNRNCNLSHCHKSHSPSPPMDQRKADDNTAVDPVIEEHFRRSLGKNYKEPEPVSNSVSITGSVDDHFAKALGKTWLQIKSKGPGGHPHSPEANS
- the LOC118359630 gene encoding transcription cofactor vestigial-like protein 4 isoform X2; this encodes MVFTRMDLLNYQFLDKMNNNIGRLHYEGESRMPSLPSPMTNMRTGPPPICPSKRKYGEEQVDDCVDCDNNHMTKMSRLFAAQLGQPAGGDNRNDPWILGHSPVECITSSSNGLHGNHLYASIPSYAMDQPLALTKNSIDSGLGGTERPAMPGPVDRPQNRPSVITCAPASNRNCNLSHCHKSHSPSPPMDQRKADDNTAVDPVIEEHFRRSLGKNYKEPEPVSNSVSITGSVDDHFAKALGKTWLQIKSKGPGGHPHSPEANS